Genomic segment of Drosophila ananassae strain 14024-0371.13 chromosome 2L, ASM1763931v2, whole genome shotgun sequence:
ATTCATTgataattatttgtttccaTCCAACAACCGCAGTACATTTGGCTTTTCATTTCTAGTTTGCTTTTATTTGAGCTCTTCATTTGTGGCAAACATTCCGATTGCTTCAACGCAACTGGGGGTCTGTACTTTATTGAATACTAGAATGATGagaaaattaatcaatttacaTGTTTAGTTTTGTGATTTGTAATTCATTTTCACGTAGCTCCAATAACTTACCAAGCACTTATCCTTTATTTGGTAGCTTGTTTATATACATAAGTTTAAGGTTTTGGGATTCAAGTATTTGTGGCTCCTTTCCTACTCCCTTTAAGTTAACTCCCTTTTGCATCTAACAACTCCATCCAAGTTCATTTGCTTTTGGTtcattttggtgttttttctCACAAACTCCCATTCTGTGTCGAACAATCCTTGAATATTTTCGATGAATTCCCAGACCAGACCTGTCGCTCCGACGAGTTCACCTGCGGCAATGGCCGGTGCATCCAGAAGCGGTGGGTGTGTGATCACGACGACGACTGCGGCGACGGCACCGACGAGAAGGAGTGCCCGGTGGTGCCCTGTGACTCCGTGGCGGAGCACACCTGCACCAACGGCGCCTGCATTGCCAAGCGGTGGGTGTGCGACGGCGATCCCGACTGCTCCGATGCCTCCGATGAGCGGGTGAGTTGAATAATGCCTGCCATAAATTTCCATTTTGGAGGAGTCCAAAAAAGAATGTGGGCTTGGCTGCCCCGAGCCGGGCATTCTTTCGCTTTtccttttagttttttagaaGGGAGTGCGGTTTAAGCCACGTAAATTATGGCCAAGTCGGGCATAACTCAGCGTCCTGCCAGCTTTGGCAGCTTTTGTTGTCAACGCATGGCACGcataaaattgcatttttgcaTGCTTAGAGGGGGTGCATAGTATCCTGTGTGCCCGAAGGGAAAACTTTTCCCACAGGGACCAAGAAACTTTGTCCAGCTCCTCAGCCTAACCCTCTTTTTTGGATTCTATTCATTTAACGTAATTTGTtgaatatttaacttttaCCTTAATTTTTAAAGCCTGGGGTGGCCCTTTTGAGTTTAAGTttctaatttataaaatttctttaaaaactaTGTCCAACAGTCCTGTGCGAATGTGACCAAGACAACCACGCCCTGCTTGCCCCACGAGTACCAGTGCAAAGACAGAATCACCTGCCTGCACCACAGCTGGCTTTGTGACGGAGATCGCGACTGTCCGGACGGCGATGACGAGCACACGGCCAATTGCAAAAATGTCACTTGTCGGGCGGATCAATTCCAGTGCGGCGATCGCAGCTGCATTCCCGGACACCTCACCTGCAACGGAGACAAAGACTGTACGGATGGCAGCGACGAAAAGGACTGCAACCTAAGCTTCAGCCTGGGCTCTGCCAAAGGAGTCTGCAACGCCACCATTGAGTTCGACTGTGGCGGAAGCCAGTGCATTCCTCTTTCCAAAGTCTGTGACAAGCGGAAGGACTGTCCGGACGGCGAGGACGAGCCTGCTGGAAAGTGCTCTGTGAACGAATGTGCCTCCAAGAACGGAGGCTGCATGCACAGGTGTGTAGACCTGGCGGTGGGCCATCACTGTGAGTGCCACGAAGGCTACAAACTATCCGCAGATAAGCGCAActgccaggacatagatgagTGCGAAACTCCAGGAAAATGCTCGCAGATTTGCGTCAACGAAATCGGAGGCTACAAGTGCGAGTGCGAGGCGGGCTACATGAGAGATCCCCGCAATCACACCAGATGCAAGGCCAGTGAAGGCCATGCCTCGCTGCTGCTGGCCCGGCGCCATGACATCCGAAAGATCGCCTTGGACCACATGGAGATGACCTCCATTGTGAACAGCACCAAGGCGGCTACCGCACTAGACTTTGTCTTCCGCACGGGCATGATCTTCTGGAGCGACGTGACCACCCAGAGTATCTACAAGGCACCCATCGACGAGGGCAACGAGAAGACGGTGGTGCTGAAGCAGAGCTCAGTGACATCCGACGGACTGGCCGTGGACTGGATCTACAACCACGTCTACTACACGGACACCCACAAGTGCACCATTGAACTGACCAACTTCGAGGGCAGCATGGGCAAGGTACTCATCAAGGACGCCCTAGACATTCCACGCTCCATCGCCCTGGACCCCATCGAGGGCTGGATGTACTGGTCCGACTGGGGCGCCTCTCCCCGCATTGAGCGGGCCGGCATGGACGGCTCCCACCGCACCACCATCATCAGCTACGACGTCAAGTGGCCGAATGGCATCACCCTGGATCTGGTGCTGAAGCGCATATACTGGGTGGACGGCAAGCTGAACATCATCTCATCGGCCAACTACGACGGCTCCCAGCGTCGCCAAGTGCTCTACTCCAGCGAATACCTGCGGCACCCCTTCTCCATCACCACGTTCGAGGACCATGTTTACTGGACCGACTGGGACAAGCAGGCCGTCTTCAAGGCCAACAAGTTCACTGGAGAGGATGTGGAAGCCGTTACAGCTACTCACATGGTAAGTTTTTTTTGCTTTATACTAACTTTTACTATAGAACTACCATAGAATGCCTAAAAACGCATTTGGTAATTTGTGTAGCTTTGAATGGGACAACATGTCGGATACGTTATGTAAATTTCAagcaaaaatttataaattcatGTTTGGCCTTAATATAGAAATACGAATGACCTGGGTAATTTTGTAGTCCATCTATGttcaaaaacataaattaCACATCCGGATAGGTTATACAACAGACATTAATCAAAGGAAACAGGGCGTATACGTGATGCGATTAATAATACGTTTTAtcggaaaaattttaattttttttacttaaattttgtttagtttaaaattaaaaattaaaaaaaaatatttatatgttaAAGTCCTTCAAATTTCATAGTTAACATGTCGTAGACGTAATATGAATGTCATTATTAAGTCATAAGCAAAAATCACCTTAAATAAATCGAACTAGTAAAGAAAATACAGTAAATCCaagtaatatatttaatatattatatttcttaaaagaaaaaattatttccattttcaaaCGTCACAGTAACTGAATTTTTCTCCCAATTAGATACAACATCCCATGGTGGTCCATGTCTACCACCCGTACCGCCAGCCCGATGGCGTGAACCACTGCCAGTCGGTGAATGGCCACTGTTCTCATCTCTGCCTGCCAGCCCCCAGGATTAACGAGCGCAGTCCTCGCATATCCTGCGCCTGCCCCACGGGCCTGAAACTGATGCCCGACGGCCTCATGTGTGTCGAGGATCGTAAGTATTCCAGGACGTTCAGTCACGCTTCTGCTTATGATTTAACCCGCATGGCTTAACTTTTGATTTCTGATTACTAACCCAAAAAAACCTTGATTCCCCGACCCGGCATGACTTGCACGTGCATGCAGCTCTTTACATAGCACCCAGAACGAAACCACCACGGGCTTTCAAAACGAGACCCAGGTCGTCCTTCTCGCAGCAGCGAGTGCCATCCGGCATCCATGTCGGACACGCCAACATCCGGATTGAAGTGAACCAACAGGTTCACTTGAACAGCGGACTGCCCATCTCCAAAGCCTCGTTTGGTAGGATTGGAAAACCTCTATCTGTGTTTTGTTCTGTGTGGATATATAGAGCCATTGTGTTGTCCAACTTAGAGTCTAAACTGGGTGCCTTCATAATATATGTTTCATTCGTGAGGTTCCGAAAGTGTTTATTACAAAGGTTGCTTGCTTTTTCAGATACGAAAAGGACGAAAACTTTATCAGATGTCAACGTAAATTTTGATTAATAATCTTTTTGGGGGCAACCTTCGATATTTGTCCTCCTGAATGGGTTGACAAGCATGCTAGTTATTCTCAATTTATAAGTTCAACATCTCTCTCAGCTAGTGGCACGAAGTTTTTCTTCCTTTCGGACTTCGGGTTCATAAACACTTTTGTGAGATTCAGATTTATTGCGAGCAAATTAATCAAACTGCTTGCCAAGAGCACTGAAACCCTTTTGTGGCACCTCCACCAGTCTCCACCACCATCTATCCGCAACATTTGCTTTGTCATGGCCCACATTAATCATCGTCATCGCAGGGGAGGGACCAGCAGCACCCCATTCTTGACAGTTTCATAAACGCCATCCGAGCTGAGCCACTTGCAGCGCCGCGTCGCAGCCAACCGCACCACAGGCAGGCAGGCAATGGGCCAATACTGCAATTGAAACCGCCTCGGTATCCAATAACCCTCCACCAGCGTGCTTCACCGCCATTGTGCCACAAATACCCAACCGCAAAGTATGAGGTTAATAATATTGGCCGCTTCACGCCATCGCCTTCGGCAGCATCGGCCTGCTGTGCCGTCTTTAAAGGGGGGCTCAGCTTAATGTTGATAACTTTTACTGTTTTGACTAGAAGAAAACACCCTCGACGGCTGACAAAATCCCATTAAATGCGCTGCGTTAACGATGTCATTacgtttccatttccattcccattcccaatCTAAATCGGTGGCGGCCGCATCCCGCTTCTCTCGCTCGTATAAAAGTTTGCGCCATCAAAGGCGCGAGCGCGTTTAAGTGTTTATTTGCGCCTAAATGCGCACTTTGAGcgatttgattgaaaattcCTTCGCATCTCCGCCGGTGGGTGGCGGCGGAAACGGATCCAGGGCGACGGGGAGGCGATCCCTTCGTATTGGGGCTCGCCGGCCCTAAGCCGCTTGGATTTTGATGTTGATTCCCTCTTTCGTTTTGCTCTTTTATTGCAATGATTTCCGTTTTCTTTTCACACAGTTgctctgtttttgtttatcatTGGCCAAGGTAGAGCCGCATTTAAGCCCAGTCATTGTgcgaagaaaaataaaatcatcTTAAAGGGATGGGATACGTTCTAagccaaaaaaagaaagggtggagctaaaaataaatgtcaaaaaaagaataaatatgtataaaaaatgtatatttgtgGTTGGTGGAatggtttataaaaaaaggatattaataatttaaattgatGAAAAGCAATTTATTTGCGGTTAAGGATGCTTTTTAGTTAACTTAATTTATGACTCATTAATGCCGCTTTTTTATGTTGTAAACacataatattaataaaatatatcccATTATTACTGTTTGCCAataattcattaattttatcccCAAAAAATGTCCCCAAATTAAAACCATTTCTGTCCACAGTTGCCGACCATCGTCCTGTGAAGAACCAGACCCAAATCGAACAGACCACTGCGCCCAGCCCACAGCCGGACTCTGGCTTCATTGCGCTGGTGGTCATCGCCAGTCTCAGTGGCTTTGCAGTCCTCCTCTCGGTGGTAAGTTGGGCACCCGCATGGGGAATTTGGCGCAGAATCCTAATCAATTGTTTccgcaaaacaaaaaacagctCCTGCTCATTGGCTACCGCTACTGCAGCAAGCGACGCATCAACTCGATAAACTTCGAGAATCCCATTTACCGCAAAACCACCACCACAGAGGATCATTTCAGTCTGCGGAAGAATCTGCCGGCACGGATCTATGACCACACCAGTGTCATGGATGAGGAGGTAATTTAATTTCAAGTAAACCAAGACTTGCCCTTTACAACTCCTTGTTTTTCAGTACTCACCCGTTATAGGCATATCCTCGTATTAGATTTGATTCCTTTGGAATCGCATGAGATGTGAATTGGTTGATTCTTTCGCTTGGTCGCTGGAAAAGTTTAGACCAAAGCTGGCACGGAACCCGCctggcagaaaaaaaaaaacacacgcCCGAAGACTGAGCAACTCTGTGTATTgtgtaaattaattattttaaaattttaagtcACGGCAAGGAAGGCGGATCACTTGGAGGCGCATCCTCAAAGGATGCTGTACAAAATACTAtgtcgcagagttctatcacaaaAGGAGAAAGCAG
This window contains:
- the LOC6501012 gene encoding very low-density lipoprotein receptor isoform X4, with the translated sequence MAIVSRSTSTASDTRISATVNKVSTTTATPNNLNNNHNTKQHNNEISKRRAEQLFSRACAGFNLLLLTLMLGFGKCCTATPTPPTAAATSVSAQQLEGGGSLSKLLDGKAFINMSFKFLNVSGKIGTPLGIGQSLEAKCGEKQFQCRSGDCIPIRFVCDGDADCKDHSDEQINECKFLEATCSTDQFRCTNGNCIPNKWRCDQERDCADGSDESKELCMDACPNNEFKCESVDQCIPRNWLCDGSPDCRDKSDEAHCNQTCRSDEFTCGNGRCIQKRWVCDHDDDCGDGTDEKECPVVPCDSVAEHTCTNGACIAKRWVCDGDPDCSDASDERSCANVTKTTTPCLPHEYQCKDRITCLHHSWLCDGDRDCPDGDDEHTANCKNVTCRADQFQCGDRSCIPGHLTCNGDKDCTDGSDEKDCNLSFSLGSAKGVCNATIEFDCGGSQCIPLSKVCDKRKDCPDGEDEPAGKCSVNECASKNGGCMHRCVDLAVGHHCECHEGYKLSADKRNCQDIDECETPGKCSQICVNEIGGYKCECEAGYMRDPRNHTRCKASEGHASLLLARRHDIRKIALDHMEMTSIVNSTKAATALDFVFRTGMIFWSDVTTQSIYKAPIDEGNEKTVVLKQSSVTSDGLAVDWIYNHVYYTDTHKCTIELTNFEGSMGKVLIKDALDIPRSIALDPIEGWMYWSDWGASPRIERAGMDGSHRTTIISYDVKWPNGITLDLVLKRIYWVDGKLNIISSANYDGSQRRQVLYSSEYLRHPFSITTFEDHVYWTDWDKQAVFKANKFTGEDVEAVTATHMIQHPMVVHVYHPYRQPDGVNHCQSVNGHCSHLCLPAPRINERSPRISCACPTGLKLMPDGLMCVEDLADHRPVKNQTQIEQTTAPSPQPDSGFIALVVIASLSGFAVLLSVLLLIGYRYCSKRRINSINFENPIYRKTTTTEDHFSLRKNLPARIYDHTSVMDEEYSPVIGISSY